In Gulosibacter molinativorax, a single window of DNA contains:
- a CDS encoding metal-sensitive transcriptional regulator translates to MRTADAATQRKILNRLKRARGQLDAVINAVEDGGSCRDVVTQLSAVSTALDRAGFAIVANAMQYCVTEPEATAEAEDGLTTEELEKLFLSLA, encoded by the coding sequence ATGAGAACTGCCGATGCCGCAACCCAGCGCAAGATCCTCAACCGCCTCAAGCGAGCGCGCGGCCAGCTCGACGCCGTGATCAACGCCGTCGAGGATGGCGGCAGCTGCCGCGACGTCGTCACGCAGCTCTCCGCGGTCTCGACCGCGCTCGACCGCGCCGGCTTCGCCATCGTGGCGAACGCGATGCAGTACTGCGTCACCGAGCCTGAGGCGACCGCCGAGGCCGAGGACGGCCTCACGACCGAAGAACTCGAGAAGCTCTTCCTCTCGCTCGCGTAG
- a CDS encoding DHA2 family efflux MFS transporter permease subunit, with the protein MITSAVPEIPKQQAWRALTALCIGLFTTMVDQSLVAVAIPHIREDLGASVNQVVWVSSIYLLMFAAPLLVTGRLGDRFGQRNVYAVGLALFVGSALGCFFAPNVESLIVIRAVQGLGASLMNPQPFSVINQIFPRERRGAPMGVWSAVAGSSGLVGPVLGGLIVGAAGWRWVFLLYVPLGLLALVMTLRWVPKLPTSVARIDLVSVIVSIVSVFAVVFTLQQGPDTGWPGWLWLVLAAGVIAGIVFVWLQRRASRRGADALMPLELFSIRNFALGVVSVTTLGFTVYAIQLPIMLHLQSGAGLSAEVAGLLIMPMAIISITLAPVVGRLADRLRPGVISTIGFSTLISAMALFALLMRPGVPVGWMLIPIVLLGASNALCWSSNSTISMRGLPRELIGAGSGVYNTARQVGAAVGSASLGAVMQIGVQVTDISSAMGNAMLLPIGVLLIGLIAVSQFRSDLSAR; encoded by the coding sequence ATGATTACGAGCGCCGTACCCGAGATCCCGAAGCAACAAGCGTGGCGCGCGCTCACCGCCTTGTGCATCGGCCTCTTCACCACGATGGTCGATCAGTCCCTCGTCGCCGTCGCGATTCCCCATATCCGGGAGGACCTCGGGGCGAGCGTGAACCAGGTTGTGTGGGTCTCGTCGATCTACCTGCTCATGTTCGCCGCTCCCCTACTCGTGACCGGCAGGCTCGGCGATCGCTTCGGACAGCGCAACGTGTACGCCGTGGGGCTCGCGCTATTCGTGGGCTCCGCGCTCGGCTGCTTTTTCGCGCCGAACGTCGAATCACTCATCGTGATCCGCGCGGTGCAGGGGCTGGGTGCCTCACTCATGAATCCGCAGCCATTCAGCGTGATCAATCAGATCTTCCCGCGGGAACGCCGAGGCGCGCCGATGGGCGTCTGGAGCGCAGTCGCGGGTTCCTCGGGCCTCGTCGGCCCGGTGCTTGGCGGACTCATCGTCGGTGCGGCCGGATGGCGTTGGGTGTTTCTTCTCTACGTGCCGCTCGGGCTGCTCGCGCTCGTGATGACGCTTCGTTGGGTGCCTAAGCTGCCGACCAGCGTCGCGCGGATCGACCTCGTCAGTGTGATCGTGTCGATCGTGTCGGTGTTCGCCGTGGTGTTCACGCTGCAGCAGGGCCCGGACACCGGCTGGCCAGGTTGGCTGTGGTTGGTCCTCGCGGCCGGGGTGATAGCTGGAATTGTTTTCGTCTGGCTGCAGCGTCGCGCTTCGAGACGCGGTGCGGATGCGCTCATGCCACTCGAGCTGTTCTCGATCCGCAATTTCGCACTGGGCGTGGTGTCCGTGACGACCCTCGGGTTCACCGTGTACGCCATTCAGCTGCCCATCATGCTGCATCTGCAGTCAGGCGCGGGCCTGTCCGCCGAAGTCGCTGGCCTCCTCATCATGCCGATGGCCATAATCTCCATCACGCTCGCGCCCGTGGTCGGCCGTCTCGCTGACCGCCTCCGCCCGGGCGTCATATCGACGATCGGATTCTCGACGCTCATCTCCGCGATGGCACTCTTTGCGCTATTGATGCGCCCCGGCGTCCCGGTTGGCTGGATGCTCATACCGATCGTGCTGCTCGGCGCGTCGAACGCGCTGTGTTGGTCATCGAACTCCACTATTTCAATGCGCGGACTACCCCGGGAACTCATCGGCGCCGGTTCGGGCGTCTACAACACCGCGCGCCAGGTCGGTGCCGCCGTGGGTTCCGCTTCGCTCGGCGCGGTCATGCAGATCGGGGTGCAGGTCACCGACATCTCCTCCGCGATGGGTAACGCGATGCTCTTGCCGATCGGCGTGCTGCTCATCGGACTCATCGCGGTCTCGCAGTTCCGCTCGGATCTCAGCGCCAGGTAG
- a CDS encoding type II toxin-antitoxin system VapC family toxin produces MTRFYLETSTAIFAIEGVAAAVDWFDDATANHDVISSRLLQTELTRVLRRERRPVLEREDILGKISIVPMNETVLTMAEAITEHVKTLDAIHLATAVTLGANTVVVSHDDALRRVAEQLGLATYDPISAVE; encoded by the coding sequence GTGACTCGTTTCTATCTGGAGACCTCCACGGCAATCTTCGCTATTGAGGGTGTGGCCGCTGCTGTTGACTGGTTTGATGACGCCACGGCGAATCATGACGTGATTTCTTCGCGTTTGTTACAGACAGAGCTCACCCGGGTGCTCCGGCGGGAGCGCCGTCCCGTCCTCGAACGAGAGGACATTCTTGGGAAGATTTCCATCGTTCCAATGAACGAGACTGTGTTGACGATGGCGGAGGCGATCACCGAGCACGTCAAAACCCTGGATGCCATTCATTTGGCCACTGCCGTCACTTTGGGAGCAAACACAGTCGTGGTGAGTCACGATGACGCGCTCAGGCGTGTTGCTGAACAGCTGGGACTCGCAACGTACGACCCGATATCGGCCGTCGAGTAG
- a CDS encoding type II toxin-antitoxin system Phd/YefM family antitoxin, giving the protein MKTISVAELRQNPTAAIEDVANGETYVVTRHKHPVARLTPIDDDAVQIIPPRNPRAPKLADRKDLPRKSVAEVEALIREMASDR; this is encoded by the coding sequence ATGAAGACAATCAGCGTGGCTGAACTCCGGCAGAATCCGACGGCGGCGATTGAAGACGTGGCGAACGGCGAAACCTACGTGGTGACTCGACACAAGCATCCTGTGGCCCGACTTACGCCCATCGACGATGACGCAGTGCAGATCATCCCACCGCGGAACCCGCGCGCACCAAAGCTGGCTGATCGGAAGGACCTGCCGCGGAAGTCTGTGGCTGAAGTCGAGGCGCTCATTCGGGAAATGGCGTCTGACCGGTGA
- a CDS encoding VOC family protein, whose protein sequence is MTIKLDNVGIAVRDIEAAIAFFTDLGLELEGRQTVSGEWADTAVGLDGNHAKIAMLRTPDGHGRLELFEYIHPEAIETTPTQPNEIGMHRVAFQVDDIEQALATAAKHGCYPLRGVANYEDVYKLTYVRGPSGIIVMLAEDLR, encoded by the coding sequence ATGACTATCAAGCTCGACAACGTGGGCATCGCCGTGCGCGACATCGAGGCCGCGATTGCGTTTTTCACCGACCTCGGCCTCGAGCTCGAGGGGCGTCAGACGGTTAGCGGTGAGTGGGCAGACACCGCCGTCGGACTCGACGGCAATCACGCGAAGATCGCGATGCTTCGCACCCCCGACGGTCACGGTCGCCTCGAACTGTTCGAGTACATCCATCCCGAAGCAATCGAGACGACGCCGACCCAACCCAACGAAATTGGGATGCACCGGGTCGCGTTCCAAGTAGACGACATCGAGCAGGCGCTGGCGACGGCAGCCAAACACGGCTGCTACCCGCTGCGCGGCGTCGCGAACTACGAGGACGTCTACAAGCTCACCTACGTGCGCGGGCCGAGCGGCATCATCGTGATGCTCGCCGAGGACCTCCGGTGA
- a CDS encoding cupin domain-containing protein: MSDPTVSNPNFYRVVFENDRVRVLEYLDHPGDATTPHDHPDSVMITLSSFSRRLKSGDRQVELEIPAEQVRWLDAQEHSGENTGSTDTRVIFVELKEPKGDSAVSAGADAPADAGPSGAPLGPSQ; this comes from the coding sequence ATGTCTGATCCCACCGTGTCGAATCCGAACTTCTATCGAGTCGTGTTCGAGAATGACCGCGTGCGGGTGCTCGAGTATCTCGACCATCCGGGAGACGCAACCACGCCGCACGATCATCCCGACTCGGTCATGATTACGCTCAGTTCATTTTCTCGTCGGCTCAAGAGCGGCGACCGGCAAGTCGAGCTTGAGATTCCAGCCGAGCAGGTTCGCTGGTTGGATGCACAGGAGCACTCGGGTGAGAACACCGGCTCAACAGATACGCGGGTCATTTTTGTCGAGCTGAAAGAGCCAAAAGGTGACAGTGCTGTGTCTGCCGGTGCGGATGCTCCCGCTGATGCTGGGCCATCGGGTGCACCCCTCGGTCCGAGCCAGTGA
- a CDS encoding MmcQ/YjbR family DNA-binding protein → MEIDVREIALAFDGAVEQPHHGFPSFRVKNRIFATLPEPDTLRIMLDEFGIRTAVLEYPEFCSELYWGRRLACVEIDVSVAEEIVVRGLLEDAWALKAA, encoded by the coding sequence ATGGAAATCGACGTCCGCGAAATAGCGCTCGCCTTTGACGGCGCCGTTGAACAACCTCACCACGGTTTTCCATCATTTCGGGTCAAGAATCGAATCTTCGCTACGCTGCCCGAGCCCGACACACTGCGGATCATGCTCGACGAATTCGGCATCCGCACGGCGGTGCTCGAGTACCCCGAGTTCTGCAGCGAGCTTTATTGGGGCCGCCGCCTCGCCTGCGTGGAGATCGACGTCTCCGTAGCTGAAGAGATAGTCGTTCGTGGTTTGCTCGAGGATGCTTGGGCGTTGAAGGCGGCTTGA
- a CDS encoding putative quinol monooxygenase — translation MTFANVGTLGAIPGKRDELVAILTARNDALREVGCMLYEVGTNNEDPDTVYVVELWESADAHQASLQLQEVRDAIESARPILSGEFGGFQFDVQGSPIRD, via the coding sequence ATGACATTCGCGAACGTAGGTACGCTCGGTGCGATTCCGGGGAAGCGTGACGAACTGGTGGCCATCCTGACGGCGCGTAACGATGCGCTCCGCGAGGTTGGCTGCATGCTTTACGAGGTTGGTACGAACAACGAGGATCCCGACACGGTTTATGTTGTCGAGCTCTGGGAGTCGGCGGATGCGCATCAGGCGTCGCTGCAGCTCCAGGAAGTGCGCGACGCCATCGAGTCGGCGAGGCCCATCCTCTCTGGCGAGTTTGGCGGGTTCCAGTTCGACGTGCAGGGATCGCCGATTCGGGACTGA
- a CDS encoding SDR family oxidoreductase: protein MTDSKRVVIIGGHGKVALLAAPKLKDAGYEVYSIVRNPDHADDVEAVGANPVVLDIESADTATLAGAFAGADAVVFSAGAGGGNPARTNAVDYEAAVRSMDAAAQAGVTRYVIVSYASVGDDLDRLDPSDSFYPYAKAKHGADAYLRKSGLDYTILGPGMLTLEPSTGKVVIADEHANIDGRKPAAGETDTPRELVADVITHVVANNAAIDQTVNFYQGETPIAEAIR from the coding sequence ATGACAGATTCCAAGCGCGTAGTGATCATCGGCGGACACGGCAAGGTTGCCCTGCTTGCCGCCCCGAAGCTCAAGGATGCCGGCTACGAGGTGTACTCCATCGTCCGGAACCCCGATCACGCGGATGACGTCGAAGCGGTCGGTGCCAACCCGGTCGTGCTCGACATCGAGTCGGCCGACACGGCGACGCTCGCGGGCGCCTTTGCCGGCGCGGATGCGGTCGTCTTTTCCGCTGGTGCGGGCGGTGGGAATCCGGCGCGCACGAACGCGGTCGACTACGAGGCCGCGGTGCGGTCGATGGATGCCGCGGCGCAGGCCGGCGTGACCCGGTACGTCATCGTGTCCTACGCATCCGTTGGCGACGATCTTGACCGACTGGACCCGAGCGACTCGTTCTACCCGTACGCCAAGGCGAAGCACGGTGCGGATGCATACCTCCGCAAGAGCGGGCTCGACTACACGATCCTCGGGCCGGGCATGCTCACGCTCGAGCCGTCGACCGGAAAGGTCGTGATCGCCGACGAACACGCGAACATCGATGGCCGTAAGCCGGCCGCTGGGGAAACCGACACCCCGCGCGAGCTCGTCGCCGATGTCATCACGCACGTGGTCGCGAACAACGCCGCGATCGACCAGACGGTGAACTTCTACCAAGGCGAGACCCCGATCGCGGAAGCCATCCGCTAA
- a CDS encoding GNAT family N-acetyltransferase, giving the protein MEGQRIQSLAMRIALEFPEVTQTNPFGPDSEVFKVADKMFLLASDVNAEPVITLKCEPEYATALRQEHESIVPGYHLNKRHWITIAGGASITDDLVQDLVINAYELVVESLPKKKRPARATVHDLRIVTADDPATLVANSALFDHQVSAEGAADFLSRPGHILFLALSPDGEGVGFVSGVEMRHPDKQPEMFVYELGVDKDWRRRGVAKALLGALRGEARSRGCTGMWTGTEAANGPAIATYQSMGATVDTASVFITWDKL; this is encoded by the coding sequence ATGGAGGGCCAGAGAATACAGTCGCTCGCGATGCGCATCGCGCTCGAATTTCCCGAAGTGACACAGACAAACCCGTTTGGTCCGGACTCGGAGGTGTTCAAAGTCGCGGACAAAATGTTCCTGCTCGCCTCAGATGTCAATGCCGAGCCCGTGATCACGCTGAAGTGCGAACCCGAATACGCGACGGCGCTTCGCCAAGAACACGAGTCGATCGTCCCCGGCTACCACCTCAACAAGCGGCACTGGATCACGATCGCGGGTGGCGCATCCATCACCGACGATCTCGTGCAGGACCTGGTCATCAATGCCTACGAACTCGTTGTGGAGTCGCTACCGAAGAAAAAACGACCCGCGCGCGCGACGGTGCACGACCTCCGCATCGTGACCGCCGACGATCCGGCCACGCTTGTCGCAAACTCGGCACTGTTTGATCACCAGGTGAGCGCGGAAGGGGCGGCAGACTTCCTGTCGCGGCCCGGGCACATCCTGTTTCTTGCCCTCTCGCCGGATGGCGAAGGGGTTGGCTTCGTCTCCGGAGTCGAAATGCGGCATCCAGACAAACAACCCGAAATGTTCGTCTATGAGCTGGGGGTCGACAAGGATTGGCGCCGTCGAGGCGTTGCGAAAGCACTGCTCGGCGCGCTTCGAGGCGAGGCCCGTAGCCGCGGATGCACGGGGATGTGGACCGGCACGGAAGCGGCCAATGGCCCGGCGATCGCGACCTATCAGTCGATGGGTGCGACGGTCGATACCGCGTCGGTGTTCATTACCTGGGACAAGCTCTAA
- a CDS encoding lysoplasmalogenase: protein MKLRASAVALLISFAAVTVLHLIAQFVAPGELFAHVTQSLLMPLLAAALWAGTVRPRGRLVWAVIVALFFSWLGDVLPRFVAGDAGFLTMVGCFLIAQVWYIVAFAPSWRRSVVRQPLLLLPYLAAFALLVVFCAGGAGSLLVPVVIYGIALVTMAVLSTGLGRVAGLGGAIFFVSDAMIALRTFADIAPPASGFWVMLTYSLGQALIVVAVMRCTQQQTKKES, encoded by the coding sequence ATGAAGCTCCGAGCCTCCGCTGTGGCGCTGCTGATTTCGTTTGCCGCGGTCACGGTCTTGCACTTGATCGCCCAGTTTGTGGCACCCGGCGAGCTGTTCGCCCACGTGACCCAGTCGCTGCTGATGCCGCTGCTCGCGGCTGCGCTCTGGGCCGGCACCGTGCGGCCGCGCGGGCGGCTGGTTTGGGCTGTCATTGTCGCGCTGTTCTTCTCGTGGCTCGGGGATGTGCTGCCACGGTTCGTTGCGGGCGATGCTGGCTTCCTGACGATGGTCGGCTGCTTCCTCATCGCGCAGGTCTGGTACATCGTCGCGTTCGCGCCGAGCTGGCGTCGGTCGGTGGTGCGCCAGCCGCTGCTCCTCCTGCCGTACCTCGCAGCGTTTGCGCTCCTTGTCGTGTTCTGCGCCGGGGGAGCCGGGTCGTTGCTCGTTCCTGTGGTGATCTATGGCATCGCGCTTGTGACCATGGCGGTGCTGTCGACGGGCCTCGGGCGGGTGGCGGGCCTCGGCGGTGCGATCTTCTTCGTCTCGGACGCGATGATCGCGCTGCGCACGTTCGCCGACATCGCACCGCCCGCGAGTGGCTTTTGGGTCATGCTCACGTATTCGCTGGGACAGGCGCTGATCGTCGTCGCGGTGATGCGGTGTACACAACAGCAGACGAAGAAGGAGTCCTGA
- a CDS encoding SDR family oxidoreductase, with translation MGHRLRGQTVLITGGGSGIGRLMALEAAKRGARVVIWDLSEEAGAAVRDEVRGRGARAESFAVDVSDREAVARVALETGDVDVLINNAGVVTGKRLLDASDADIERTYRVNLLALYWVTRAFLGGMIARKRGTVVTISSAAGLVGVAKQTDYSASKFAVFGFTESLRQELRKERTRVRTLTVCPYYIDTGMFEGVHTRFPRLLPILDPDDTAERIIRAIERGQSQLVLPAFVRVVPIVRMLPTPVFDRMMDFFGINNTMDAFTGRREK, from the coding sequence ATGGGGCATAGACTGCGCGGCCAAACCGTGCTGATCACCGGCGGCGGAAGCGGCATCGGGCGGCTGATGGCGCTCGAAGCCGCGAAGCGCGGAGCGCGCGTGGTCATCTGGGATCTCTCTGAGGAGGCCGGCGCGGCCGTGCGTGACGAGGTGCGAGGGCGCGGCGCGAGGGCCGAATCGTTCGCTGTGGACGTCTCCGACCGCGAGGCCGTGGCGCGCGTGGCCCTCGAGACCGGCGACGTGGATGTGCTGATCAACAACGCCGGCGTGGTCACGGGGAAGCGGTTGCTCGACGCATCCGATGCCGACATCGAGCGCACGTACCGCGTAAACCTGCTCGCGCTGTACTGGGTGACGCGGGCCTTCCTCGGCGGGATGATCGCGCGCAAGCGAGGCACGGTCGTCACGATCTCGAGCGCGGCGGGCCTCGTCGGCGTCGCGAAGCAGACCGACTATTCGGCGAGCAAGTTCGCGGTGTTCGGGTTCACCGAGTCGCTGCGGCAGGAGCTACGGAAGGAACGTACCCGCGTCCGCACACTCACCGTCTGTCCGTACTACATCGATACCGGCATGTTCGAAGGGGTGCACACACGCTTCCCGCGGCTTCTGCCGATCCTCGACCCTGACGACACGGCCGAGCGAATCATCCGCGCGATCGAACGGGGCCAGTCCCAGCTCGTCCTGCCCGCGTTCGTGCGCGTGGTTCCTATCGTGCGAATGCTTCCGACCCCAGTGTTCGATCGAATGATGGACTTCTTCGGCATCAACAACACCATGGATGCGTTCACCGGTCGGCGCGAGAAATGA
- a CDS encoding succinic semialdehyde dehydrogenase, whose amino-acid sequence MTTTVNLAAENEPDEQLSSTIAHVEAAFETARRSQRLWAQSSLRERARIILAFGRLVLDREAELLDLIQHETGKSRRDAFEELTDVVLWSGHVANHGPALLRSRGKRGAIPLLTTTTEVRVPKGVVGIITPWNYPFTLPATDSLPALIAGNAVVLKPDRLTPRIADRLLELLLEAGLPKGVLQIVHGPGAEIGGAVIERADFVMFTGSTATGRVVARQCAERLIGFSAELGGKNPLLVLEDADVDRAAPGAVRASFANAGQLCISTERLYVHAAHWDEFCAKFVEHTEALRLGPGYDWGIDMGRLISERQLATVESHVADAVDKGARVLAGGRRRPDLGELFYEPTVLVDVGPGMIAHREETFGPVVSLYRVESDDEAIALANDSEYGLNASVWSRRNGESVARRLRAGTVNINEGYAATWSSYASPMGGMKQSGLGRRHGTAGILKYTDAQTISRQRLIPIAGPDGFGHERWAGVMSAGARILRRIP is encoded by the coding sequence ATGACAACGACTGTCAATCTCGCCGCTGAAAACGAGCCCGACGAGCAGCTTTCTTCGACCATCGCCCATGTCGAAGCCGCCTTCGAAACGGCTCGTCGCAGCCAACGCCTCTGGGCGCAGTCCTCGCTGCGCGAGCGCGCGCGCATCATCCTGGCGTTTGGCCGACTCGTGCTCGACCGCGAGGCCGAGCTCCTCGACCTCATCCAGCATGAGACCGGCAAGTCACGGCGCGACGCCTTCGAAGAGCTCACGGATGTCGTGCTGTGGTCGGGCCACGTCGCGAACCACGGCCCGGCGCTTTTGCGCTCGCGGGGCAAGCGCGGCGCGATTCCGTTGCTCACGACTACGACCGAGGTGCGGGTGCCGAAGGGCGTCGTCGGCATCATTACGCCGTGGAACTACCCGTTCACGCTGCCAGCGACCGACTCACTGCCTGCGCTCATCGCGGGAAACGCGGTCGTGCTGAAGCCGGATCGGCTCACCCCGCGAATTGCCGACCGGTTGCTCGAACTCCTGCTGGAGGCCGGGCTACCCAAGGGCGTGCTGCAGATCGTGCACGGACCGGGCGCCGAGATCGGTGGCGCGGTTATCGAGCGGGCCGACTTCGTGATGTTCACGGGCTCGACGGCAACGGGGCGAGTCGTCGCCCGCCAGTGCGCCGAGCGGCTGATCGGATTCTCGGCCGAGCTCGGCGGCAAGAACCCGCTCCTCGTGCTCGAGGACGCGGACGTCGATCGCGCCGCGCCCGGGGCCGTGCGCGCGAGCTTCGCGAACGCCGGGCAGCTCTGCATCTCGACGGAGCGGCTCTACGTGCACGCTGCGCACTGGGATGAGTTCTGCGCGAAGTTCGTCGAGCACACCGAGGCGCTGCGTCTCGGCCCCGGATACGACTGGGGCATCGACATGGGCAGGCTGATTAGCGAGCGGCAGCTTGCGACCGTCGAATCCCATGTGGCGGATGCTGTGGACAAGGGCGCGCGAGTGCTCGCAGGCGGCAGGCGTCGGCCGGATCTGGGGGAACTGTTCTACGAACCGACCGTGCTCGTGGATGTCGGCCCGGGCATGATCGCCCATCGCGAAGAGACCTTCGGCCCGGTCGTGAGCCTTTACCGCGTCGAGTCCGATGACGAGGCCATCGCGCTCGCGAACGACAGCGAGTACGGCCTCAACGCGAGCGTGTGGTCGCGTCGAAACGGTGAATCAGTGGCACGCAGGCTGCGGGCGGGAACCGTCAACATCAACGAGGGTTACGCCGCGACATGGAGCTCGTACGCCTCACCGATGGGCGGCATGAAGCAGTCCGGCCTCGGGCGGCGACACGGCACTGCGGGCATCCTGAAGTACACGGATGCGCAGACGATCTCGCGCCAGCGACTCATCCCGATCGCGGGACCCGACGGTTTCGGGCACGAGCGCTGGGCGGGCGTGATGTCTGCCGGAGCGCGCATCCTGCGGCGGATTCCGTAG
- a CDS encoding protein-L-isoaspartate O-methyltransferase family protein: MREVDRAAFLPSSQRGRAGFDGPIRIGFGQTNSQPRTVANMLRLLDVQPGQRVLDVGSGSGWSTALLGELVGPEGTVIGVERVPELVVRSREALDARGRSWVEVREALPGTLGWPEDGPFDRILVSAEARELPEQLVEQLAVDGRMVIPVRSRMLLVTKDESGIEVSAHGAYLFVPLIEG; encoded by the coding sequence ATGCGTGAGGTCGACCGCGCCGCGTTTTTGCCGAGTTCGCAGCGCGGTCGCGCCGGTTTCGATGGGCCGATTCGGATTGGCTTTGGCCAGACCAACTCGCAGCCGCGAACGGTCGCGAACATGCTGCGCCTGCTCGATGTGCAGCCGGGCCAGCGCGTCCTCGACGTAGGTTCGGGGTCGGGCTGGTCCACCGCGCTCCTCGGCGAGCTGGTGGGGCCTGAAGGCACGGTGATCGGCGTTGAGCGCGTCCCCGAGCTTGTTGTGCGCTCGCGGGAGGCGCTGGATGCGCGGGGTCGTTCCTGGGTCGAGGTCCGGGAGGCGCTGCCCGGCACCCTCGGTTGGCCAGAGGATGGACCCTTTGACCGCATCCTGGTGTCGGCGGAGGCGAGGGAGCTGCCCGAACAACTCGTTGAGCAGCTCGCGGTGGATGGTCGGATGGTGATTCCCGTGCGCTCGCGCATGCTGCTGGTGACGAAGGACGAGAGCGGCATCGAGGTCTCCGCCCACGGCGCGTATCTGTTCGTGCCACTGATTGAGGGGTGA
- a CDS encoding acylphosphatase, producing the protein MHVRITGVVQGVGYRYSCRAAALERGVSGWVRNRPDGSVEAVFRGPRPAVDALLTWCEAGPPAARVTAVEVTDEATAETSSIPGGAFEIR; encoded by the coding sequence GTGCACGTGCGCATCACCGGCGTCGTGCAGGGCGTCGGCTACCGCTACTCGTGCCGCGCGGCCGCACTCGAGCGGGGCGTCTCCGGCTGGGTGCGGAACCGCCCCGACGGGAGCGTCGAGGCGGTTTTTCGCGGGCCGCGGCCGGCGGTGGATGCGCTGCTCACGTGGTGCGAGGCCGGCCCGCCCGCCGCTCGAGTCACGGCCGTCGAGGTGACCGACGAAGCCACGGCCGAGACCAGCAGCATCCCGGGCGGCGCATTCGAGATTCGCTAG